The Mastomys coucha isolate ucsf_1 unplaced genomic scaffold, UCSF_Mcou_1 pScaffold11, whole genome shotgun sequence genome includes a window with the following:
- the LOC116075091 gene encoding apolipoprotein L6-like codes for MALVQAGTLSCQTGEEYEAAAELPRDKDGSLDGDFTDEEEVQVEDDDLTNEDRRFLKQFPSWRKDEKKRIRTLYALADHIDKSHQKATKTKVVTTSASVVSGVLSLLGLALAPTTAGGSLVLTAVGHGLGAVAGVTDIVTNVRENSRKKRALAQANSIIPNSDQELEKVKGEKRTYVTAAGELVYICGSSWDNIRKHLQAFRLTRTQPHLTSAAKKLMTAGQVSARRGRQVQKAFGGTALAMTKNALRMGRVAAALSLGQDIYTLWEDWKDLKAATPTELAEELRTQAGEREWVLSELTRHYEKLKVRAEF; via the exons ATGGCTTTGGTGCAAGCGGGAACCCTGAGCTGTCAGACAGGGGAGGAATATGAGGCTGCTGCTGAGTTGCCAAG GGACAAGGATGGCAGTCTGGATGGGGACTTCACTGATGAAGAAGAAGTGCAAGTTGAAGATGATGATCTGACAAATGAAGACCGGAGGTTTCTAAAACAGTTCCCGAGCTGGAGAAAGGATGAGAAGAAGCGCATTAGAACACTCTATGCCCTCGCAGACCACATTGACAAAAGCCACCAAAAAGCTACCAAGACCAAAGTGGTGACTACCTCTGCATCAGTCGTCTCTGGAGTCCTGAGTCTCTTGGGTTTGGCCTTGGCTCCAACAACTGCAGGGGGAAGCTTGGTGCTCACTGCTGTTGGGCATGGTTTGGGGGCAGTTGCCGGGGTCACTGACATCGTGACCAATGTGAGGGAAAACTCCCGCAAAAAAAGAGCCCTAGCTCAGGCCAACAGCATCATACCTAACAGTGACCAAGAGCTTGAGAAggtcaaaggagagaagaggaccTATGTCACAGCCGCCGGTGAGCTTGTGTACATATGTGGGAGCTCCTGGGATAACATCAGAAAGCACCTCCAAGCCTTCCGGCTAACCAGAACACAACCCCACCTCACCTCAGCCGCCAAGAAGCTTATGACTGCCGGCCAAGTATCAGCTCGGAGGGGCAGGCAGGTGCAAAAGGCCTTTGGGGGCACAGCCCTGGCAATGACCAAAAATGCTCTGAGGATGGGACGCGTAGCCGCTGCCCTCTCCCTTGGCCAGGACATATATACTCTCTGGGAGGACTGGAAGGATCTGAAGGCTGCAACCCCAACAGAGCTTGCAGAAGAGTTAAGGACACAGGCTGGGGAGCGGGAGTGGGTGTTATCAGAACTTACCCGTCATTATGAAAAGCTGAAGGTGAGGGCTGAATTTTGA